In bacterium, a genomic segment contains:
- a CDS encoding redoxin family protein, giving the protein MRRATTLTLSGALALLLAVPALAALAPGSQAPDFDLVDTAGNHHSLQKYLAGGQIVVLEWFNPDCPFIVKHHKLHRTMDTTFAAVKDKGVVWLAVNSSAPGKSGYGTERNVKAVEEYGMTFPVLLDPTGAAGKAYEARNTPTMFVIGRDGLVAYAGAIDDNTSPQDLGETNHVAAALAALLAGGKPAVTETKPYGCSVKYAD; this is encoded by the coding sequence ATGCGTCGAGCCACGACCCTGACCCTGAGCGGCGCCCTGGCGCTGCTGCTGGCCGTCCCCGCCCTGGCCGCGCTGGCCCCGGGCTCGCAGGCCCCGGACTTCGACCTCGTCGACACCGCGGGCAACCACCACTCCCTGCAGAAGTACCTGGCCGGCGGCCAGATCGTCGTCCTGGAGTGGTTCAACCCCGACTGCCCGTTCATCGTCAAGCATCACAAGCTGCACCGCACCATGGACACGACCTTCGCCGCGGTGAAGGACAAGGGTGTCGTGTGGTTGGCGGTCAACTCGTCCGCGCCCGGCAAGTCCGGCTACGGCACCGAGCGCAACGTGAAGGCGGTCGAGGAGTACGGCATGACCTTCCCGGTGCTGCTCGACCCGACCGGCGCGGCCGGCAAGGCGTACGAGGCCCGCAACACGCCGACGATGTTCGTGATCGGCCGCGACGGCCTGGTCGCCTACGCCGGCGCCATCGACGACAACACGAGCCCGCAGGATCTCGGCGAGACCAACCACGTCGCCGCGGCGCTGGCGGCCCTGCTCGCCGGCGGCAAGCCGGCCGTGACCGAGACCAAGCCGTACGGCTGCAGCGTGAAGTACGC